The genomic interval GACGGCGAACTGGGCGAGCGGGATGCCGTCCCCGACGAGCGCGTCGCGATAGGTCCTGGCCGCCGGGTGGCCGGCGGGCTCCAGGAGGAGTTCGGTGCCGCCGGGGTCGTCGGGAGAGACGACGGTCAGCCACCGGTCCTTCTCGCCCACCGGGACGTCGTGCTTCTTCACGAAGCCGAGGACCTCGGTGTAGAAGTGCAGGGCTTTTGCCTGGTCGTCGACGAAGACGCTGGTCAGATGGATCTTCATGGGAGACGCTCCTCCGGTCCGGATCTGTCGGGCACGAGCCATCGGTCGGTGATCCGCCGCTGTGCGGCCGGGCCGGTACGCCAAGGCCTCAAGCCCGGTCGCGAGCAGATCCCGAACAGTGTCCGCCCAGTCTTCTCCACGGGCTCGTCGAGGGTGGCGTGGCGGGTGGGGTCTGCACCGGTCGGCGTAGCGTGTCCTCGTGCGCCGAGCCCGCGCGGCCTGGGCCGGCCGCCCCGGTGCCG from Streptomyces albireticuli carries:
- a CDS encoding VOC family protein; this translates as MKIHLTSVFVDDQAKALHFYTEVLGFVKKHDVPVGEKDRWLTVVSPDDPGGTELLLEPAGHPAARTYRDALVGDGIPLAQFAVDDVKAEYERLRGLGVRFTQEPMEMGAVTTAVFDDTCGNLIQIATQPQ